The genomic stretch GGTAACAATGATGCTGCTACCCAAAGCCTGTTGTATGAGGTACCCATTTCAGCTTCAGTTCTGCTGAATATGCATAGGTTCTATCTCCGTACTTCAGTCTATCACGACACTCAGATTTACACAGCACTCAGATTGCAAGTCCTGTACATGAAGGATTCCCATAAGCAAGAACTACAATGTATAGCTTAATAAATGTTCATAATACGAGAACCACACCTTTGGACCGGAGAAGAAACGATCTCTATCAGTTAAGCTTTATCTGCATCGTCATGCTCATCCGAAGGCTCCCTTTGCTTCCGATAATGGAAATAAAGAAACTGAAGAATAATCTGTGCAACATGGTTAAGGGGTTGTCCAAGTAATGGTAAATTAGCAATATAACTATTCCAAACCAACATGTGCGTTGCCTGCATGATAGTCCATTTTTCGTGAACATGAATGTAGATGGAAATGACTATTTATTCTGTATAAGTGATACTCACTTCGTCCATCAATTTAAGTGTGGATTTTAAAACAAGGAAGCATTTAAAAATACAGTTTCTCCTACATTTTATTACCAACGCTACAAAATCAATGGCATCTGAAAAAAATCTTGATCAAGGGGAGAGACATCCCCTCGACTTCAGTCTTAAAGAAGGGCCCACCAAACCCAGAAACAGGCACTTTTTTGGCGGCCTTGGAACCACCTTCACTGTTTCAACCAGGGAGGTGGGCACACAAGTACACAACGATGCAGCACCAGAGATCGAACCCTGGTAGGAAATCAAAGGCATCTTAAGTGTGATTTGAATATGAACCAATTAATGCTGTATGCTAACTATGCATATAATTTGACTAACTATTGGTCAAAGTTTGTAATATCTAACTTTTCtgaaacaaaataaaatatgcctTACATGGATTGACCTCAACCAAAAGGAATCAAGGATGGCATTAAAAAAAAGGAATCAGGGATTAACATTGCCATTGACCAAGTATAAAGGATTGGCTACCGTGTAGTGTGTACTCAATACTCACCTAAGGGCTTGTCCTTTTCTGTAACTACTATTCTTCTCAAACATTTGTTTTATTTATACTCAAGACAAATATTAGAAAGTAGAAACTTATTGTGCTCAAAGTAGAAGAGGTGTAAAGGATACAAAAGAATCCAGCAAAACACATCCTCCAGCGTCTACAAGCCACGGGAGATTTGGTCTAAGTTTCGACCAGTCCATGCTATTTACAAGTATACTGCATTGAAAAACAAGGAATGAGAGAACAGTAATGTATGCACTAGGTTTCAAGATTACACAACAAGAGAAGATGGCGTGCTTGTTCATTTGAGTAAATTCAAATGACATGTGAGAACAGTGTTAACTTGTGCAAACTACATAACACAATAATATAAGCTAATGTCTCACAAAATCACTTAGACAGAATGGCATACAACTCCTTTTCTAAAAATACAAACAGATGCAATTAAGTTAACAAAATTATTCTATAGAAATTGTACCCTGTAGCTTGGAAAGATACTACTGGGAAAAAAATAAACCTATGGAACTTGGGTTCATGGATTACCTTCCTACGTATGTTGAATTTCCCACTAAAGCAAAGGCAAACATTAATGGATTCAGCCCCTGAATAAAATTATAAATCACATTAGTTAGCCATGTAACAGGGAAAAACATTCCAAACGGAGGATAGAAGATACAACAGAAACAAAATGTTCAGAAAATTAGCTTATTCAAATGGTAGGTGAAATAGGTGGCTATTATTACAGTTCGCTCTTAGGTGATATCAATAAAACGTGAGAGAGACTTCTGATCTTGACTCAATCAGGAGTACTAACCTGACATCTTCCCTCTCTATGTTACATTGGACTATTAAACTAATGGCTCTTTCAATTTTGTTACAAATACATTCTCTTCTATGAACTGCAAACCAAAATGCCGACAGGCCTCAAGGTAAGTGTAACTACTTTAGAATGACTAATTTTCTTTTGCTGTTCACTTTTTCAGCTAAACTTTCTCGATGAATCTGTATGCTCTTTGTTAAAAACTGCctatttaattacttttattaaaCAGTGAATAACTACAAACAAATAAGAAAAAGTGGAGGTGTCTGTGAAAACAAATCAGAGAATATCTATGGAGATGAATGTAGACTTGCCTCAACATGGCCTCTTTGCATCTGCAGGGTAGTAAAGGAAGTTCAGAAGTCAGAACATACTATGAGGTTTAtgttattatttatatatacaaAGAATCTCTTAACTAAAACAACTACATAAGTAATGGAAAAAAATTTCAATGAGATGTATGGTACAAATGCAAATTGACTGGCTATGATATCCTGGTACTAAGATTATTGCTGCTATGTGGTAGCCCAGTATTGTAGTATGGAAAATGTATTTCCTGCAAGAGAAATCATGAAAAGTAAATGTTTGATTATTTGCGAAATCTCACATTTAACAAAATCTGGGGAAGCCGCCCACCCATATAAATTATTGCCATAGCCCAACCAAGAAAGCTTCCAATTTCACTTCCACTACCATGGCTGAGAGATGAATTTCCATGATCATCCTATGGAATAAAAACAAATTAATTAAGATGATGTTAATCACCATTGAAGTTACAGTAAACTTTATACCAGATAATTTAGTTCATGTGAATAGATTAGAAGCCATGTTCTGTGTCAGCAACTCAGAGCACAGGCCTGAAAACTGGAGAGCAACTGTAAGCTTACCACAAACAGTAAAAGCCTTCTTCCAACTGGTATGACAGTTCCACTTGGCATTTCCCTATGTGTGTTTCCAACTAAAATGTGCAAGAGACACATACCCAATAGAAGACCCATCCATGGTGCCTGAAACATTAATGAACACTTATGTAGTTCCAAACCTCAGGACATAACTTTGCAAGTTGATTGCAGTTAACTTACCACTGAGAGGGCATTTTTTGTTACAGTAGATGGTGCAGAATGTGCTGGAGCGATCTCACCAACTAAAGATCCCCTTTGATCATTCGTTTGTGGGGGAGTCCTTGATGATTGACGATTACTGCCCAACCATGTACCAGCAGTTGGCACTGGACTACTGGACAAGGATCTTGCTGACCTGTACAATCAACTACAAACTTAAAATTTCCTGAACCTGTATTTGACTATTACATAGTAGTGAAAGCAGAGCCATCCAGCAGTTAAATAAGTAGCAACTTAAGAGCATACTTCTTAGGTCCAtacaaataaagaaaaaaaatataacatCTAACATTTGTTCAAATAGATGGTGGACAATAGCTTTTACAAAGGAAAGAAATATGGGGAAACATTAAGCAGGTCAAGAACATTACATGTAGTAATAGTCGGTACTGGGGCTGCTTCCATGGCATTGGTCGACAAATTTCATATTAACAGGAATAGGTGAGCTTGGAATAAGGACTGTAGCATCTGACTCATTGTTGTTTCTGGATGCCGCACCGTCCTTGGCGCCCAAAAGCTTTTCACGTAATGAAGCATCCCCACGGTGATGCTTTTGTGGCTGAAAACCATGGGTATCCCCAAAAGAGAGGCGATGATATATTTAGAATACAATAAAAGTTGAGCTTCCGCGACAATATCAAGTCAACATCCCCTAAATTGATTAAATATTCACATATTGAATCAAGGGTAATCCAATAGGACAACAAAGAGCACATGAAGAACACTGATTACTAAGCTATGGGGTGGGAGAATTTATGAATGCACAAGTACAAGCGAAATATGGTTGCTATATCACAGTTGTTAACAGAGTGCTACATCAATTTCCTAATACCCAGAACAAAATTCATAAAGAAAAGGATGCCAAAATGATTATCTACATGACTAGGAGTAACCACCTTGCTAGCTGCCCTGGATTTTTTTGCTTTAAGACGATGGTAGATGTGGCTATAGTATAGCGTCTGTCCAGTAAGAATCAGTGTTGTCATGGTATATAGCTGCATTGCAAAAGCTAAGTTCAATCATTACGCTGCAGGAATCAAAATAATGTAAGAGAAACTTGGTATAATGCCTTACCAAAGCCATGTAGAACTGAGTTGGCAGCTGCAATATGAACAAAATGAAAATATTACATTTgcatttcagaaaaaaaaaagaggaaattCCCATGTAATCTCATGAAGAAAAAAAGGGTTGGTATATCAATGCGCACTAGAGCAATTTAATGGCAAGCACCATAAGAATCATCTTCAACAGATGCCACTTCATTACAAATATTAATACAGATCTAGTTGGCACTTGTCAATTTCAGATATATAATTGGAACTCCTGTCTAACTGTCCATATTCTGCAGTGCCATAGCATTGCCAGTTTATGAATAATTGCAAATGTACTATATAAGCTAATAATGCTGTTTTAGGCATTCATAGAATAGTGCAGGCTGGCAGACACAGGTGGAATAATATCCATATCTGTTAATGATAACACCTCATTACACTGTACAAACTAAATGCTATTACTTTCGAAGTTGGTATTCAATCAGAGACAAAACCATTTATTCATTAGATCAAATACAGAACTGTCAATGTCCAACAATGTCCACATGTCAAGTTACTGCTGAAGatggttcagaaaaaaaaaagtacaaGTAATGGATCTTACAGTAGCAGGTTCGAGGAAGCAGCCAACAAGGTTAAACAAATCCCTGCATAATTATACAAGCATAAGATGGAATTATACAGGGGGTCCCCGCTTAACATCAGTACAAGTACAATTATTGAGACATGATATAAATCGCATGTAAGGAGCAGAAGGCATgtgaaataatatatataatcgCATCAAGGAGCAGAAGACATCTGAAATAGCATACCCAACAATCCAGGTCATAAGGAAGGCGACAGAGAGTCCTTCTGTTGACTTCTGTCTGTAATTTGTTATTATCTGTGGCACCTCGGCGAGGCCCCAGCTTATGACACTGATTAGCCCAAGTGCCAGGGCAGCACCTTCCTTCTGGCTGCACAAGCAATACTTCAAGTAGATTCGGGCCCATTCTGCGCAGTGCCGGGTTGCTGGGCAGCTTGCAGGAGGTGTTCTACCGAAAAAACCCATATCTGCTCCAGACCTGAGGCACAAATtgcatgaaaaaaaaattggaatgtGAACAGACGGTCGTCAATTTGATCTTTACGAAGCATTATCATGCTGCTCTGCACAGAACAGCTAGAGTAAAATTTGCATtactagttttttttatttctccTTTCAACTCAAAAGATGGAACCAACAATGAAACATActgcttaaggccttgtttagatgcaaaaagttttgggattttgacactgtagcattttgtttttatttgacaaacattgtctaattatgaagtaactaggtttaatagattcgtctcgtaatttacaggtaaactgtgcaattagttattctttttatctatatttaatattttatgcatgtgccgcaagattcgatgt from Sorghum bicolor cultivar BTx623 chromosome 3, Sorghum_bicolor_NCBIv3, whole genome shotgun sequence encodes the following:
- the LOC8074511 gene encoding uncharacterized protein LOC8074511 isoform X1, producing MGLGLARGKRARRAAAGNKDRVDRPLPHPCRARLRFRPCSPTVPLPSSEKEEPLWNHLLASHLPCPASTSRSGADMGFFGRTPPASCPATRHCAEWARIYLKYCLCSQKEGAALALGLISVISWGLAEVPQIITNYRQKSTEGLSVAFLMTWIVGDLFNLVGCFLEPATLPTQFYMALLYTMTTLILTGQTLYYSHIYHRLKAKKSRAASKPQKHHRGDASLREKLLGAKDGAASRNNNESDATVLIPSSPIPVNMKFVDQCHGSSPSTDYYYMSARSLSSSPVPTAGTWLGSNRQSSRTPPQTNDQRGSLVGEIAPAHSAPSTVTKNALSVAPWMGLLLGMCLLHILVGNTHREMPSGTVIPVGRRLLLFVDDHGNSSLSHGSGSEIGSFLGWAMAIIYMGGRLPQILLNMQRGHVEGLNPLMFAFALVGNSTYVGSILVNSMDWSKLRPNLPWLVDAGGCVLLDSFIILQFLYFHYRKQREPSDEHDDADKA
- the LOC8074511 gene encoding uncharacterized protein LOC8074511 isoform X2; this encodes MGLGLARGKRARRAAAGNKDRVDRPLPHPCRARLRFRPCSPTVPLPSSEKEEPLWNHLLASHLPCPASTSRSGADMGFFGRTPPASCPATRHCAEWARIYLKYCLCSQKEGAALALGLISVISWGLAEVPQIITNYRQKSTEGLSVAFLMTWIVGDLFNLVGCFLEPATLPTQFYMALLYTMTTLILTGQTLYYSHIYHRLKAKKSRAASKPQKHHRGDASLREKLLGAKDGAASRNNNESDATVLIPSSPIPVNMKFVDQCHGSSPSTDYYYMSARSLSSSPVPTAGTWLGSNRQSSRTPPQTNDQRGSLVGEIAPAHSAPSTVTKNALSVAPWMGLLLGMCLLHILVGNTHREMPSGTVIPVGRRLLLFVDDHGNSSLSHGSGSEIGSFLGWAMAIIYMGNTFSILQYWATT